The following are from one region of the Paenibacillus sabinae T27 genome:
- a CDS encoding PLP-dependent aminotransferase family protein — protein MKYDFSARAHTLMSSPLLSIRTQTRRGSVISLAEELPAEELFPLPLLAEAASTVISADAQALQYGDPEGYGPLREWLAGDWLKGKGVHIPGDGVLLTTGSQQAVDLLSRVYIDPGDRVLVENPTSPGFLQALRMQGAVIIPVQGDREGLLPEDLREKIIRHRPKVLFAAPSFTNPSGILWSLKRRKEVLEACVTHDVLIVEDDSYGDLHFKRQDRSGSKYPSLYALEDAGEDGHVLYIGSFSKTVAPALRTGWAAGSRELIGVMAAAKGMADWQSSSLNQRLLYHLLHASPFNLREHIALLNREYGTRLKLMAELLKRAAWKDSTYDLPAGGMFLWVSLPEGLDAGILLKNALRKGVVFLPGPLCTADDSGSRYIRLNFSHPGRDELLLGMNLMSEAVSEFTARS, from the coding sequence ATGAAATACGATTTTTCCGCCCGGGCGCATACGCTGATGTCTTCGCCATTGCTGAGCATCCGGACGCAGACGCGCAGAGGCTCCGTGATTTCGCTGGCCGAAGAGCTGCCCGCGGAAGAGCTGTTTCCGCTGCCTCTGCTGGCGGAAGCGGCGTCTACCGTCATTTCGGCCGATGCGCAGGCGCTTCAATACGGAGATCCCGAGGGATACGGACCGCTCAGGGAATGGCTGGCCGGGGATTGGCTGAAAGGCAAGGGAGTACATATTCCCGGGGACGGCGTCCTGCTGACCACAGGCAGCCAGCAGGCGGTGGATCTTCTATCCCGGGTATACATCGATCCTGGGGACCGCGTGCTTGTGGAGAATCCGACTTCTCCGGGATTTCTTCAGGCGCTGCGGATGCAGGGAGCGGTCATTATTCCGGTACAGGGAGACCGGGAAGGGCTATTGCCCGAGGATTTGCGGGAGAAGATTATCAGGCACCGGCCCAAAGTGCTGTTTGCCGCACCGAGCTTTACGAATCCGAGCGGCATCCTCTGGAGCCTAAAGCGCCGCAAGGAAGTGCTGGAGGCATGCGTTACGCATGATGTGCTTATTGTGGAAGATGACTCCTACGGAGATCTGCATTTCAAGAGACAGGACCGCAGCGGAAGCAAGTATCCATCTCTATATGCGTTGGAAGACGCGGGCGAGGACGGACATGTGCTGTACATCGGTTCTTTCAGCAAGACGGTGGCTCCTGCGCTTCGGACGGGCTGGGCGGCGGGCAGCCGTGAGCTGATCGGGGTAATGGCCGCTGCCAAGGGAATGGCGGATTGGCAGTCCAGCTCGCTGAACCAGCGTCTGCTGTATCATCTGCTGCATGCGTCCCCGTTCAATTTGCGCGAGCACATTGCGCTGCTGAACCGTGAATACGGCACAAGGCTGAAACTGATGGCAGAGCTGCTCAAGCGCGCCGCCTGGAAGGACAGCACGTATGATCTTCCTGCCGGGGGCATGTTCCTGTGGGTTTCGCTCCCGGAGGGGCTGGACGCAGGAATATTGCTGAAGAACGCCCTTCGCAAGGGCGTCGTTTTCCTGCCGGGGCCGCTCTGTACGGCTGACGACAGCGGAAGCCGGTATATCCGGCTTAATTTCAGCCATCCCGGCCGCGACGAACTGCTGCTTGGGATGAATTTGATGAGCGAAGCCGTATCGGAATTTACGGCCCGCAGTTAA
- a CDS encoding phosphodiester glycosidase family protein, whose product MITPVKRVNRFFMLVTAPFIGLLVCLAFYKPSLTLNLETQRFAPSEGPVQLTAGIKDQLDQARSTADYTMRAVSDSAKLYRETTAAMNSIVVKAKTQAGRPGVIYNRRITARLGFPYETITSSRIAIELYRVNPGTYTGYAMKIKLKDKNAMTMSLGAEGPGSSETTLQAARRYGAVAGINAGGFADQDGKRYPLSTTIVGGRYLTGFEPSYKDLSFVGLNKDGRLIGGKFYSREQLDKLKPAFGASFVPVLLQSGYKTVIPAKWEVSPRRAPRTAIGKYKDDQLLIIVTEGDNENGSSGATLEELQDKLFNMGVSDAYNLDGGGSSSLVFNGRVVNRPSDGALRPVPTSFLFFK is encoded by the coding sequence ATGATAACGCCGGTCAAAAGAGTGAACCGTTTCTTCATGCTCGTTACCGCTCCATTCATCGGCCTGCTGGTGTGCCTGGCGTTCTATAAGCCCTCGCTTACGCTGAATTTGGAAACGCAGCGGTTTGCGCCTTCAGAGGGTCCTGTTCAGTTAACGGCCGGGATCAAGGATCAGCTGGATCAGGCCCGGAGCACCGCCGACTATACCATGCGCGCCGTTAGCGACAGCGCCAAGCTGTACAGGGAGACGACCGCTGCCATGAACTCGATTGTGGTTAAGGCCAAGACACAGGCGGGCCGTCCGGGTGTGATATACAACCGGCGGATTACGGCCAGGCTCGGCTTCCCGTACGAAACGATTACCAGCAGCCGGATTGCGATAGAGTTATACCGGGTCAATCCCGGGACTTATACGGGCTATGCGATGAAGATCAAGCTCAAGGACAAGAACGCGATGACGATGAGTCTCGGCGCGGAAGGCCCCGGCAGCTCGGAAACGACGCTCCAGGCGGCCAGAAGGTACGGAGCCGTCGCCGGCATAAACGCGGGGGGCTTCGCCGATCAGGACGGCAAGAGATACCCGCTTAGCACCACAATCGTGGGCGGCCGGTATTTAACGGGCTTTGAACCGAGCTATAAGGATTTAAGCTTCGTTGGACTGAACAAGGACGGGCGGCTGATCGGTGGGAAGTTTTACAGCCGGGAGCAGCTCGACAAGCTGAAGCCGGCCTTTGGCGCTTCCTTTGTGCCGGTGCTGCTGCAGAGCGGTTACAAAACGGTGATACCCGCGAAATGGGAAGTTTCCCCGAGGCGGGCGCCGCGTACCGCAATCGGCAAATACAAAGACGATCAGCTGCTAATTATCGTAACCGAGGGAGACAATGAGAACGGCAGCTCGGGAGCTACGCTGGAGGAGCTTCAGGACAAGCTGTTCAATATGGGCGTAAGCGATGCCTATAATCTGGATGGCGGGGGGTCTTCGTCGCTCGTCTTTAACGGGCGGGTTGTGAACAGGCCTTCGGACGGGGCTTTGCGACCAGTGCCGACAAGCTTTCTATTTTTCAAATAA
- the glnA gene encoding type I glutamate--ammonia ligase — protein MSVEKVLQTIKENNIEWVDFRFVDLGGRAHHIALPAAAVDEETFVNGVAFDGSSIAGFRGIEESDMVMIPDPSTTYIDPFTAHPTINIMCDIFTPDGERYERDPRGIAVKAEEYLQKSGVGTAAFFAPESEFFIFDDVRYESGMNSSSYFVDSEEAAWNTNRKDEGGNLGFKVGIKGGYVPVAPVDTQQDIRSEMCRLLAEAGLVIERHHHEVATAGQAEINFRFDTLKKTADNLLTYKYIVQNTARQYGKVATFMPKPLFGDNGSGMHVHQSIFNGDSPLFYEKGGYANLSEMALNYIGGILYHAPALIALTNPSTNSFKRLVPGYEAPVNLVFSKGNRSAAVRIPVAAVTPKGCRIEFRTPDTTANPYLAFSAMLLAGLDGIKKKINPVELGYGPLDKNIYELPNEEKAKIRSVPGSLNEALDALEADYEFLTEGGVFTKDFIDNYIELKRGEAQAVAIRVHPHEYTLYFDV, from the coding sequence ATGTCGGTTGAAAAAGTGCTGCAAACGATTAAAGAGAACAACATTGAATGGGTAGATTTCCGCTTTGTTGATTTGGGTGGACGGGCCCATCATATTGCCTTGCCGGCTGCTGCCGTTGACGAAGAGACTTTTGTAAATGGCGTAGCTTTTGACGGATCTTCCATTGCCGGTTTCCGCGGAATTGAAGAGTCTGACATGGTTATGATTCCGGATCCAAGCACTACATATATTGATCCGTTCACTGCTCACCCTACGATCAACATTATGTGCGACATTTTCACTCCTGATGGCGAGCGTTATGAGCGTGACCCGCGCGGTATCGCTGTTAAAGCGGAAGAATACCTGCAAAAGAGCGGCGTAGGTACCGCAGCATTCTTCGCACCTGAATCCGAGTTCTTCATTTTTGACGACGTTCGTTACGAGAGCGGAATGAACAGCTCTTCTTACTTCGTGGATTCCGAAGAAGCAGCCTGGAACACCAACCGTAAGGATGAAGGCGGCAACCTCGGCTTCAAAGTTGGCATCAAAGGCGGTTATGTACCGGTTGCTCCGGTTGATACTCAGCAAGATATCCGCAGCGAAATGTGTCGTCTGCTTGCCGAAGCTGGTCTTGTAATCGAGCGCCATCACCATGAAGTTGCTACAGCTGGACAAGCTGAGATCAACTTCCGCTTCGATACATTGAAGAAGACTGCCGATAATCTGTTGACTTACAAATACATCGTGCAAAACACTGCCCGTCAATACGGCAAAGTGGCAACTTTCATGCCTAAACCGCTCTTCGGCGACAACGGCAGCGGTATGCACGTTCACCAATCGATCTTTAACGGCGACAGCCCGTTGTTCTATGAAAAAGGCGGATATGCCAACCTGAGCGAAATGGCTCTGAACTACATCGGCGGTATCCTGTATCATGCTCCGGCACTGATCGCTCTGACCAACCCGAGCACGAACTCCTTCAAACGTCTGGTTCCTGGTTATGAAGCACCAGTTAACCTGGTATTCTCCAAAGGTAACCGTTCCGCTGCAGTTCGTATCCCTGTAGCTGCTGTAACGCCTAAGGGCTGCCGCATCGAGTTCCGTACTCCGGACACCACGGCTAACCCTTACCTGGCCTTCTCCGCAATGCTGCTGGCTGGTCTGGACGGCATCAAGAAGAAGATCAACCCGGTTGAGCTTGGCTATGGCCCGCTCGACAAGAACATTTACGAACTGCCAAATGAAGAAAAAGCGAAAATCCGCAGCGTACCGGGCAGCCTGAACGAAGCGCTTGACGCTCTGGAAGCTGACTATGAGTTCCTGACAGAAGGCGGCGTCTTCACTAAAGACTTCATCGACAACTACATCGAACTGAAACGCGGCGAGGCTCAAGCGGTTGCCATTCGTGTTCATCCGCACGAATACACTCTGTACTTCGATGTATAA
- a CDS encoding 4-hydroxy-3-methylbut-2-enyl diphosphate reductase, producing MEVIKISPRGYCYGVVDAMVMARQAAKNLDLPRPVYILGMIVHNSHVTQSFEDEGIITLDGSNRLDILDQIDSGTVIFTAHGISPEVRKKAQAKGLTTVDATCPDVTKTHNLIHEKVSEGCEIIYIGKKGHPEPEGAVGIAPGHVHLIEKEEEIASLSLPAGSRIVITNQTTMSQWDIKHIMKKLLETFPGAEVHNEICLATQVRQEAVAEQAGQADLVIVVGDPRSNNSNRLAQVSEEIAGVPAHRIADVSELKQEWLKGVSKVAVTSGASTPTPITKEVIAYLEQYDHENPDTWGIKRTVNMAKLLPPVKAKAGQPT from the coding sequence ATGGAAGTAATCAAAATATCTCCCCGGGGATACTGCTACGGTGTGGTCGATGCCATGGTTATGGCCCGTCAGGCGGCGAAAAATCTCGACCTTCCCCGGCCGGTTTATATACTCGGCATGATTGTCCATAACAGCCACGTCACCCAATCTTTTGAGGACGAGGGCATTATTACTCTGGATGGCAGCAATCGTCTGGATATTCTGGACCAGATCGACAGCGGCACCGTCATCTTCACCGCGCACGGCATTTCGCCGGAGGTTCGCAAGAAAGCGCAGGCCAAGGGGCTGACGACCGTAGACGCCACTTGCCCCGATGTCACGAAGACGCATAATCTCATCCACGAGAAGGTTTCGGAAGGCTGCGAAATTATCTATATCGGCAAGAAGGGCCACCCCGAGCCGGAAGGTGCCGTGGGTATCGCTCCGGGGCATGTGCACCTGATCGAGAAGGAAGAGGAGATCGCTTCGCTTTCGCTCCCGGCAGGCTCCCGGATTGTCATTACCAATCAGACGACGATGAGCCAATGGGACATCAAGCATATTATGAAAAAGCTGCTGGAAACCTTTCCCGGCGCCGAGGTTCATAATGAGATCTGTCTGGCCACACAGGTCCGGCAGGAAGCCGTGGCGGAGCAGGCCGGACAGGCCGACCTCGTCATCGTCGTGGGCGATCCCCGCAGCAACAACTCCAACCGGCTTGCCCAGGTGTCCGAGGAGATCGCAGGCGTTCCGGCTCACCGGATCGCCGACGTTTCGGAACTGAAGCAGGAGTGGCTGAAGGGCGTGTCGAAAGTTGCCGTCACTTCGGGCGCGTCAACACCGACGCCGATCACCAAAGAAGTCATAGCCTACCTGGAGCAGTATGATCATGAAAATCCCGATACCTGGGGAATCAAACGGACGGTCAATATGGCCAAGCTGCTGCCGCCGGTTAAGGCCAAGGCCGGGCAGCCCACGTGA
- a CDS encoding LuxR C-terminal-related transcriptional regulator gives MRKVWQVVIMGCHPTSMLGTKLILEEAGSLIVLGTFSDWEQGAAMVREERPELVLLDYCVPDEVIETILPGLKKEAPASHFVVMTDREGRELLLPLLKLGASGIISKGASPSQLLQLIEGLREGFLSMPLDWLEMGILPISATEDGDVLLKLTPTERFIMERIVQGITYDKIAAEIEVSRRSIDNYLRKIYVKLEVSTRAQAIEKYALYSRQVRPVYA, from the coding sequence ATGAGGAAGGTTTGGCAGGTAGTGATTATGGGCTGTCATCCCACAAGCATGCTGGGAACAAAATTGATACTGGAAGAGGCGGGAAGTCTGATTGTGCTTGGCACCTTCTCCGATTGGGAGCAAGGAGCCGCAATGGTTCGGGAGGAGCGGCCGGAGCTGGTGCTTCTGGACTACTGTGTGCCGGACGAGGTGATCGAGACGATTCTACCCGGGCTGAAAAAGGAGGCTCCTGCGTCCCATTTTGTCGTTATGACCGACAGGGAGGGTAGGGAGCTGCTGCTGCCGCTGTTAAAGCTGGGAGCGAGCGGCATTATTTCCAAAGGAGCATCACCGAGCCAGCTGCTGCAGCTGATCGAAGGACTAAGGGAGGGGTTTCTGTCCATGCCGCTTGACTGGCTGGAGATGGGGATCCTGCCGATCAGCGCAACCGAGGATGGAGACGTTCTTCTGAAGCTTACCCCGACTGAAAGATTTATTATGGAGCGGATTGTCCAGGGAATCACCTACGATAAAATAGCGGCCGAGATTGAAGTAAGCCGCCGATCCATTGACAATTACCTGCGCAAGATTTATGTTAAACTCGAAGTTTCCACGCGGGCGCAGGCCATTGAGAAGTATGCGCTGTATTCGCGTCAGGTCAGACCCGTGTACGCATAG
- a CDS encoding DUF2161 family putative PD-(D/E)XK-type phosphodiesterase: MAVKRETELYAPLKSFFEQQGYEIKGEVRSCDLVGVREDDEPPLIVEMKKTFNLSLLLQGAQRLKLSPVVYLAVERCREKKGSASQRWGELSDLCRRIGLGLVTVVFYKTKAPLVEVLAEPAVPAGPVRGGGRRRERLLYEFRERSGDYNTGGSARVKLVTAYREKALRVAAALEAAEREAALAAAIGEPRSAAGPDSGTAAPKPGAVPGGAAAGSAPPKGVTPAELRRRSGVPAAAAILQNNYYGWFKRVARGRYTLEAAGRAALLEYAAVSVSQSLADRINAGEDEHQSS; encoded by the coding sequence ATGGCGGTAAAGCGGGAAACAGAACTGTATGCTCCTTTAAAAAGTTTTTTTGAACAGCAAGGCTACGAAATCAAGGGCGAGGTGCGCTCCTGCGATTTGGTCGGCGTGCGGGAGGACGATGAACCGCCGCTGATTGTGGAGATGAAGAAGACGTTCAACCTCTCCCTGCTGCTGCAGGGGGCCCAGCGGCTGAAGCTGAGTCCGGTCGTCTATTTGGCGGTTGAGAGATGCCGGGAGAAAAAGGGCTCTGCGAGCCAGCGCTGGGGCGAGCTTAGCGATCTGTGCCGCCGCATCGGCCTCGGGCTCGTTACGGTCGTCTTCTACAAGACGAAGGCACCGCTTGTAGAGGTGCTGGCGGAGCCCGCAGTGCCCGCCGGACCGGTCCGGGGCGGCGGGCGGCGCCGGGAGCGGCTGCTCTATGAGTTCCGCGAGCGCAGCGGCGACTACAACACCGGCGGCAGCGCGCGGGTGAAGCTCGTCACCGCCTACCGCGAGAAGGCGCTGCGCGTAGCCGCCGCGCTGGAAGCGGCGGAGCGCGAGGCCGCCCTGGCCGCGGCCATAGGCGAGCCGCGCTCTGCCGCGGGGCCCGACAGCGGCACGGCTGCGCCAAAGCCCGGCGCCGTGCCCGGAGGCGCGGCCGCCGGGAGCGCGCCGCCGAAGGGCGTGACGCCGGCAGAGCTGCGCCGGCGCAGCGGGGTGCCGGCAGCGGCCGCCATCCTGCAGAACAACTACTACGGCTGGTTCAAGCGGGTGGCCCGCGGCCGGTATACGCTTGAGGCGGCCGGACGCGCCGCGCTGCTGGAGTATGCCGCCGTGTCGGTATCCCAGTCGCTGGCGGACCGTATTAACGCCGGGGAGGATGAGCATCAATCCTCTTGA
- a CDS encoding AbrB/MazE/SpoVT family DNA-binding domain-containing protein codes for MKPAGVVRKVDQLGRIVLPKSLRKRYQMNEGDPVEILVQGDHIILERYRPKCVFCGSMEEVSEYKERYICGQCLGEMTQLQRHA; via the coding sequence ATGAAGCCTGCTGGTGTAGTTCGCAAGGTGGATCAGCTTGGCAGAATTGTTCTGCCCAAATCCCTGCGTAAAAGGTATCAAATGAATGAAGGGGACCCTGTTGAGATTTTGGTTCAGGGCGACCATATTATTTTGGAACGATATCGTCCAAAATGCGTATTTTGCGGTTCGATGGAAGAGGTCAGCGAATATAAGGAACGTTACATTTGCGGCCAATGCCTGGGTGAAATGACCCAACTGCAAAGACACGCTTAA
- the aroF gene encoding 3-deoxy-7-phosphoheptulonate synthase, whose product MIVITSNQTPEEQINEIIAVIEKEGLQVHLSKGSDRTVIGLVGSVNPKLAEHLRQMKGVENVVKISKSYKLASRDFHPDDTIIEVKGVKIGGEHLAIMGGPCAVESPEQIDEIARLVKASGAQILRGGAFKPRTGPYSFQGIGVEGLKMMAEAGERHGLLTITEVMTPEYVDVCAEYADILQVGTRNMQNFDLLRALGTCGRPVLLKRGFSATYDELLNAAEYILAGGNRDVMLCERGIRTFETYTRNTLDLSAIPVLQGLSHLPVISDPSHGTGRRELVEPMAKASVAAGANGLIIEMHTDPDNSMTGDGVQSLFPDQFDNLLRDLEKLAPLVGKKLSSQVAVPVV is encoded by the coding sequence ATGATCGTTATTACATCCAATCAAACTCCGGAGGAACAAATCAACGAAATTATCGCAGTAATCGAGAAGGAGGGTCTGCAGGTGCATCTGTCCAAAGGATCGGACCGTACGGTTATCGGCCTGGTGGGCAGCGTGAACCCGAAGCTTGCAGAGCATCTGCGTCAAATGAAAGGTGTTGAGAATGTGGTTAAAATCTCCAAATCCTACAAGCTTGCGAGCAGAGACTTTCATCCGGATGATACGATCATCGAAGTTAAGGGTGTTAAGATCGGCGGAGAGCATCTGGCCATTATGGGCGGACCTTGCGCGGTAGAATCGCCGGAGCAGATCGACGAAATCGCAAGACTTGTCAAAGCGTCGGGAGCGCAGATTCTTCGCGGCGGAGCATTCAAGCCCCGTACCGGTCCTTACAGCTTCCAGGGAATCGGCGTGGAAGGGCTGAAGATGATGGCTGAAGCCGGTGAACGCCACGGACTGCTGACCATCACTGAAGTTATGACGCCGGAGTATGTTGATGTGTGCGCGGAATACGCCGATATTCTCCAAGTGGGCACGCGGAATATGCAGAACTTTGACCTGCTGCGCGCGCTTGGCACCTGCGGCCGTCCCGTGCTGCTGAAACGCGGTTTCAGCGCAACGTACGACGAGCTCCTGAATGCGGCCGAGTACATTCTGGCCGGCGGCAACCGGGACGTTATGCTCTGCGAGCGCGGTATCCGTACGTTCGAGACCTACACCCGCAACACGCTTGATCTCTCGGCTATTCCTGTTCTTCAAGGACTGAGTCATCTGCCTGTCATTTCCGACCCGAGCCACGGTACGGGACGCCGCGAACTGGTAGAGCCTATGGCCAAAGCATCCGTAGCGGCCGGCGCCAACGGTCTGATTATCGAAATGCACACCGACCCGGACAACTCCATGACAGGTGACGGCGTTCAATCTCTGTTCCCGGACCAGTTCGACAACCTGCTGCGTGATCTGGAGAAGCTGGCTCCGCTGGTTGGCAAGAAACTCTCCAGCCAAGTGGCCGTACCGGTCGTTTAA
- the trmL gene encoding tRNA (uridine(34)/cytosine(34)/5-carboxymethylaminomethyluridine(34)-2'-O)-methyltransferase TrmL: MALHIVLVEPEIPANTGNISRTCAATGTHLHLVRPLGFRTDDATLKRAGLDYWHAVHIEYHDSFGEVLEMYPEGRFFYATTKADKRYTDYSFRDGDFFVFGKETKGLPDSILSAGRETTMRMPMTGDVRSLNLSNSAAIIVYEALRQLNFPGLT, encoded by the coding sequence ATGGCCCTTCACATTGTACTGGTAGAGCCGGAGATTCCGGCCAACACGGGGAACATTTCCCGTACCTGCGCGGCTACCGGCACCCATCTGCATTTGGTTCGTCCGCTCGGCTTTCGCACCGATGATGCTACCCTGAAGCGGGCTGGACTGGATTATTGGCACGCCGTTCACATTGAATATCACGATTCTTTCGGAGAAGTGCTGGAGATGTATCCGGAAGGACGTTTCTTTTATGCAACGACCAAGGCGGACAAGCGGTATACGGATTATTCTTTTCGCGACGGCGATTTTTTTGTATTCGGTAAAGAAACGAAAGGTTTGCCTGACAGCATCCTGAGCGCCGGAAGAGAAACGACGATGCGCATGCCGATGACCGGAGATGTAAGATCGCTTAATTTGTCAAATTCAGCGGCCATTATCGTATACGAGGCCCTTCGGCAACTGAACTTTCCGGGGTTAACCTGA
- a CDS encoding sensor histidine kinase, with product MSIKLRLTAWYSGILAVMLLAFSAAIYGFFYINTYGDIKDRLREQAKGESLDVVFDNRLEAQNLYGQMYFYDSGKLIQSLTLTNISLRFDVPPRESLKGDGFKDAYYKGYHFLIFQKAVNVEGFGKNPAAVLQMAAYTGEQDKLLERLKTILIAGSFATLIAAFTFGLFLARKAMSPIGKVIEAAEGIQTGNDLSVRIEYDGPPDEIGRLIRTVNSMIGRMEGFYKNLEQSYAAQRRFVSDASHELRTPLTTIRGNIDLLQKVWELEPGEKPAMDEATIRQMSVESVRDIADEAKRMSRLVGDMLSLARADTGRTFEKEPVALEPMMVEVARRAAFLPREAEWVVGDLSVLNGKYVLGNKDYLQQMLFIFIDNAFKYTPSGEVSFDAVVYQSQVGLRVRDTGIGMEKDEVPYIFDRFYRADESRGITEGIGLGLSIAKWIIDEHGGSVEVVTRQGEGTTFIIWLPLLFAAPLE from the coding sequence ATGTCGATCAAGCTGCGGCTGACCGCCTGGTATTCGGGAATATTGGCCGTTATGCTGCTGGCCTTTTCAGCCGCCATTTACGGTTTTTTCTATATTAATACTTATGGAGATATCAAAGATCGGCTTCGGGAACAGGCGAAGGGCGAATCGCTCGACGTTGTCTTTGACAACCGTCTGGAAGCCCAGAATTTATACGGTCAAATGTATTTCTACGACAGCGGTAAGCTTATTCAGAGCTTGACTTTGACAAATATCAGTCTGCGGTTCGATGTTCCACCGAGGGAGAGCCTGAAGGGTGACGGGTTTAAGGATGCCTATTACAAAGGCTATCACTTTTTGATTTTTCAAAAGGCGGTCAATGTTGAAGGCTTCGGTAAAAATCCAGCGGCCGTTCTTCAGATGGCGGCCTATACCGGCGAACAGGATAAGTTGCTCGAGCGCCTGAAGACTATTCTGATCGCCGGCTCCTTCGCCACACTGATCGCCGCCTTTACTTTCGGCCTGTTCCTGGCCCGCAAGGCGATGAGTCCGATTGGCAAGGTGATCGAAGCGGCCGAAGGTATTCAGACCGGCAACGACCTCAGCGTACGGATCGAATATGACGGGCCGCCGGACGAAATCGGAAGGCTGATCCGCACGGTCAACAGCATGATTGGGCGTATGGAAGGGTTTTACAAAAATTTGGAGCAATCGTACGCGGCCCAGCGCCGGTTTGTGTCCGACGCCTCGCATGAGCTTCGTACTCCGCTGACAACGATCCGGGGGAACATTGATCTGCTTCAGAAGGTATGGGAACTTGAGCCTGGGGAAAAACCGGCGATGGATGAGGCGACTATTCGGCAGATGTCGGTGGAGTCGGTGCGCGATATCGCGGATGAGGCGAAGCGCATGAGCAGGCTTGTCGGCGATATGCTGTCTTTGGCCCGGGCCGATACCGGTCGAACCTTTGAGAAGGAGCCGGTTGCGCTGGAGCCGATGATGGTCGAGGTCGCCCGCCGTGCAGCCTTCCTTCCGCGGGAAGCGGAGTGGGTGGTAGGCGATTTGTCAGTGCTTAACGGCAAATATGTGCTGGGCAACAAGGATTATTTGCAGCAGATGCTGTTCATTTTTATTGACAATGCGTTCAAATATACGCCGTCCGGAGAGGTGAGCTTTGACGCGGTCGTATATCAATCCCAAGTGGGCTTGCGGGTTAGAGATACAGGGATCGGCATGGAAAAAGACGAGGTGCCGTATATTTTCGACCGTTTCTACCGGGCAGATGAATCCCGCGGCATTACCGAGGGCATCGGACTGGGGCTGTCCATCGCCAAATGGATCATCGATGAGCACGGCGGCTCGGTCGAGGTCGTTACCCGGCAGGGCGAAGGCACAACGTTTATCATCTGGCTGCCCCTTCTCTTTGCCGCCCCTTTGGAATAG
- the serC gene encoding 3-phosphoserine/phosphohydroxythreonine transaminase, which yields MLSKRAYNFNAGPAALPLEVLERAQAEFVDFRETGMSIMEMSHRGAVYESVHNEAQERLLSLLGNPSGYKVLFIQGGATTQFAMIPLNFLSEGKVGSYVMTGSWADKAFKEAKIAGGAHVAATSEDKKFLAIPDLGSIKPADNAAYLHITSNETIEGTQYSEFPDTGSLPLIADMSSDILSRAFDVNKFGLIYAGAQKNLGPSGVTVVIAKEELIAESPSNIPTILRYSTHYKNNSLYNTPPSYSIYMVNQVLKWIEEQGGLAGVEAKNRDKAGLLYNTIDGSGGFYRGVAEQGSRSIMNVTFRMESEELEKKFIKASEQEGFVGLKGHRSVGGLRASIYNAVPYESIKALTDFMSHFQKTNG from the coding sequence ATTTTGAGCAAGAGAGCTTATAATTTCAACGCCGGTCCGGCGGCTTTACCTCTTGAGGTACTGGAGCGCGCACAGGCAGAATTCGTCGATTTCCGCGAAACCGGAATGTCGATCATGGAAATGTCGCACCGCGGAGCTGTTTACGAATCCGTTCACAACGAAGCGCAGGAACGTCTGCTTTCGCTTTTGGGCAATCCGTCGGGCTATAAAGTATTATTCATTCAAGGCGGAGCAACGACGCAGTTCGCCATGATTCCGTTGAATTTCCTCTCCGAAGGCAAAGTGGGAAGCTATGTTATGACGGGAAGCTGGGCCGACAAAGCGTTCAAGGAAGCCAAAATCGCCGGCGGAGCGCATGTTGCAGCTACCTCCGAAGACAAGAAATTCCTGGCGATCCCGGATCTTGGTTCGATTAAACCGGCCGACAATGCGGCTTACCTGCACATTACTTCCAATGAGACGATTGAAGGCACCCAGTACAGCGAGTTCCCGGATACCGGTTCGCTTCCGCTGATCGCGGATATGTCGAGCGATATCTTGAGCCGCGCGTTTGACGTTAACAAGTTCGGACTGATCTATGCCGGCGCTCAAAAAAATCTCGGACCTTCGGGCGTGACCGTTGTGATCGCGAAAGAAGAGCTCATTGCCGAATCTCCATCCAACATTCCGACTATTTTGCGTTACAGCACCCACTACAAGAACAACTCTCTTTACAACACGCCGCCATCCTACTCGATCTACATGGTAAACCAGGTTCTGAAATGGATCGAAGAGCAGGGCGGTCTGGCAGGCGTCGAAGCGAAGAACCGCGACAAGGCCGGATTGCTGTACAACACCATCGACGGCAGCGGCGGATTCTACCGCGGTGTAGCCGAGCAGGGCAGCCGGTCGATCATGAACGTGACGTTCCGCATGGAATCCGAAGAGCTGGAGAAGAAATTCATCAAGGCGTCGGAGCAGGAAGGATTCGTCGGTCTTAAAGGACACCGCAGCGTAGGAGGACTTCGCGCTTCCATTTATAACGCTGTTCCTTATGAGAGCATCAAGGCGCTGACCGATTTCATGAGCCACTTCCAGAAGACTAACGGCTAA